The Peribacillus sp. FSL E2-0218 genome contains a region encoding:
- the dnaK gene encoding molecular chaperone DnaK, whose amino-acid sequence MSKIIGIDLGTTNSCVSVLEGGEPKVIPNPEGNRTTPSVVAFKNGERQVGEVAKRQAITNPNTIISIKRHMGTNHKEVIEGKEYSPQEVSAIILQYLKSYAEEYLGEKVTKAVITVPAYFNDAERQATKDAGQIAGLEVERIINEPTAAALAYGLDKTEEDQTILVFDLGGGTFDVSVMELGDGVFEVKSTAGDNRLGGDDFDQVIIDYLVEAFKKENGIDLSKDKMAVQRLKDAAEKAKKDLSGVTSTQISLPFITAGDAGPLHLDVTMTRAKFDELSSGLVERTMGPTRQAMKDAGLSASEIDKVILVGGSTRIPAVVEAIKKEIGQEPSKGVNPDEVVAMGAAIQGGVLTGDVKDVVLLDVTPLSLGIETMGGVFTKLIDRNTTIPTSKSQVFSTAADNQTAVDIHVLQGERPMSADNKTLGRFQLSDIPPAPRGVPQVEVTFDIDKNGIVNVRAKDLGTNKEQAITIKSSSGLSDEEIDRMVREAEENADSDKQRKEEVELRNEADQLVFQTEKTLKDLEGKVDEAEVTKANEAKDELKAAIEKNELEEIRVKKDALNEIVQALTMKLYEEAAKAQQAGEAGAGEAGAKDDNVVDAEYTEVNEEEKK is encoded by the coding sequence ATGAGCAAGATTATTGGTATTGACTTAGGTACAACAAACTCTTGTGTATCTGTACTTGAAGGCGGGGAACCAAAAGTAATCCCGAATCCAGAAGGAAACCGTACAACTCCATCCGTAGTGGCATTCAAAAATGGAGAAAGACAAGTAGGGGAAGTGGCAAAACGCCAAGCGATCACAAACCCTAACACGATCATCTCCATCAAGCGTCATATGGGTACGAACCATAAAGAAGTAATCGAAGGAAAAGAGTATTCACCTCAGGAAGTTTCTGCAATCATCCTTCAATACTTGAAATCTTATGCTGAAGAGTATCTTGGTGAGAAGGTTACAAAAGCGGTCATCACCGTACCTGCTTACTTCAATGATGCAGAACGTCAGGCAACAAAGGACGCTGGACAAATTGCCGGTCTTGAAGTGGAACGTATCATCAACGAACCGACAGCTGCAGCACTTGCATACGGCTTGGATAAAACGGAAGAAGATCAAACGATCCTTGTATTCGACCTTGGCGGCGGAACATTCGACGTTTCTGTCATGGAACTTGGCGATGGCGTATTCGAGGTTAAATCCACAGCCGGCGACAACCGTCTAGGTGGAGATGATTTCGACCAAGTCATCATCGACTACTTAGTGGAAGCATTCAAGAAAGAAAACGGAATCGACCTTTCCAAAGACAAAATGGCTGTTCAACGTTTGAAAGATGCAGCTGAAAAAGCGAAAAAAGATCTTTCCGGTGTAACGTCTACACAAATTTCATTGCCATTCATCACGGCTGGGGATGCTGGCCCGCTTCACTTGGATGTAACCATGACTAGAGCTAAATTCGATGAGCTTTCTTCAGGCCTTGTAGAACGCACAATGGGACCTACTCGTCAAGCGATGAAAGATGCGGGCCTTTCTGCTTCTGAAATCGATAAAGTCATCCTTGTTGGTGGATCTACACGTATTCCTGCGGTTGTTGAAGCAATCAAAAAGGAAATCGGACAAGAGCCAAGCAAAGGCGTTAACCCTGATGAAGTAGTGGCCATGGGTGCTGCGATTCAAGGTGGCGTATTAACAGGAGATGTTAAAGACGTCGTTCTTCTTGACGTAACTCCACTTTCACTTGGAATTGAAACGATGGGCGGAGTGTTCACGAAATTGATCGACCGCAATACAACGATTCCAACAAGTAAATCCCAAGTATTCTCGACTGCGGCTGATAACCAAACGGCTGTTGATATCCACGTTCTTCAAGGTGAGCGTCCAATGTCAGCGGATAACAAAACGCTTGGCCGCTTCCAATTGAGTGACATTCCGCCGGCACCACGTGGAGTTCCTCAAGTTGAAGTAACATTCGATATCGATAAAAATGGTATCGTGAACGTTCGTGCGAAGGATCTTGGCACAAACAAGGAACAAGCGATCACGATCAAATCATCTTCAGGCCTTTCGGATGAAGAAATCGACCGCATGGTACGAGAAGCGGAAGAAAATGCTGACAGCGATAAGCAACGTAAGGAAGAAGTGGAGCTTCGCAATGAAGCGGATCAACTAGTCTTCCAAACGGAAAAAACGCTTAAAGATCTAGAAGGCAAAGTGGACGAAGCGGAAGTGACGAAAGCGAACGAAGCGAAGGATGAACTGAAAGCTGCCATCGAGAAAAACGAGCTTGAAGAAATCCGCGTGAAGAAAGATGCACTGAACGAAATCGTTCAAGCATTGACCATGAAGCTTTATGAAGAAGCGGCAAAAGCTCAGCAAGCTGGTGAAGCTGGAGCTGGCGAAGCTGGTGCAAAAGACGATAACGTCGTCGATGCAGAGTACACAGAAGTTAACGAAGAAGAGAAAAAATAA
- the grpE gene encoding nucleotide exchange factor GrpE, with translation MTDNKNEEQTLENETIEENAAEAVFAEEEIPAEQNQDPAEKDELQLAQEKIAELQAKIEEMDNRYLRLQADFDNSRRRAKLDMEAAQKYRVQSIAGDLVEALDNFERATKIEAENEQTKSLLSGMEMVYKTITDALAKEGIEPISSVGEEFDPRLHQAVMQVQDENFGSNIVVEEFQKGYLLKDRVIRPAMVKVNE, from the coding sequence GTGACAGATAATAAAAACGAAGAACAAACATTGGAAAATGAAACAATCGAAGAAAACGCTGCAGAAGCGGTTTTCGCTGAAGAAGAAATTCCAGCGGAGCAAAACCAGGATCCGGCTGAAAAGGATGAGCTTCAGTTGGCTCAGGAAAAGATTGCCGAGCTTCAGGCAAAAATCGAAGAAATGGATAACCGTTACCTTCGTCTGCAGGCCGATTTTGATAATTCAAGACGCCGTGCCAAGCTTGATATGGAGGCGGCTCAAAAATATAGAGTTCAAAGTATTGCTGGCGATTTAGTGGAAGCCCTTGATAATTTTGAAAGAGCTACAAAAATCGAAGCGGAAAATGAACAAACGAAATCCCTGCTTTCGGGCATGGAAATGGTTTACAAGACGATTACGGACGCATTGGCCAAAGAAGGCATCGAGCCGATCAGTTCGGTTGGTGAAGAGTTCGATCCTCGTTTGCATCAAGCGGTCATGCAAGTCCAAGATGAAAACTTCGGTTCCAACATCGTCGTGGAGGAATTCCAAAAAGGATACCTGCTTAAAGACCGAGTGATTCGACCTGCAATGGTGAAAGTGAACGAATAA
- the hemW gene encoding radical SAM family heme chaperone HemW: MIKSAYLHIPFCEHICHYCDFNKVFLQGQPVDEYLQMMKREMALQLAKYPTTGLDTVFVGGGTPTSLDEKQLTFLCEAINETLPFEPNKAEYTFEANPGDLSREKLEILYQSGVNRLSFGVQSFNDELLKRIGRTHRASEVYETIHLAQEVGFTNISIDLIYGLPGQTMADFQDTLDKALALQLPHYSSYSLIVEPKTVFYNQMRKGKLNLPPQELEASMYEKLMEEMEKQGIHQYEISNFARPGFESRHNLTYWDNVEYYGIGAGAHGYTGGRRVANHGPVKKYITPLLANQLPVLEEHQVPLHERMEEEMFLGLRKTEGVSIENFMNKFSVEMTEIFRKPLQEEVAKGLLMVEDGFVRLTEQGKLLGNEVFQSFLGVADSE; the protein is encoded by the coding sequence ATGATTAAAAGCGCCTATCTCCATATACCGTTCTGTGAACACATTTGTCACTATTGTGATTTTAATAAAGTATTCCTGCAAGGGCAGCCTGTCGACGAATATTTACAGATGATGAAAAGGGAAATGGCCCTGCAGCTTGCCAAATACCCGACGACAGGATTGGATACCGTTTTCGTCGGCGGAGGGACACCGACCTCATTAGATGAAAAACAGCTGACATTCCTATGTGAAGCAATCAATGAAACCTTGCCATTCGAACCGAACAAAGCCGAATATACATTCGAGGCCAATCCAGGGGATCTTTCGAGGGAAAAACTCGAAATCCTGTATCAATCGGGTGTCAATCGACTTAGCTTCGGTGTGCAAAGCTTCAATGACGAATTGTTGAAACGGATAGGACGGACTCATCGGGCTTCCGAAGTGTACGAAACGATCCACCTGGCTCAGGAGGTTGGCTTCACGAATATCAGCATTGATTTGATTTATGGATTGCCTGGTCAAACGATGGCCGATTTTCAGGATACGCTGGATAAAGCCCTTGCCCTGCAATTGCCGCACTATTCCAGTTACTCATTGATCGTTGAACCGAAGACGGTTTTTTACAATCAGATGCGAAAGGGTAAATTGAACCTGCCGCCGCAGGAACTCGAGGCTTCCATGTATGAGAAGCTCATGGAAGAAATGGAGAAGCAAGGTATCCACCAGTATGAGATCAGTAATTTTGCCCGGCCTGGTTTTGAAAGCCGTCATAATCTGACATATTGGGATAATGTGGAGTATTATGGCATTGGTGCCGGCGCACATGGCTATACTGGAGGAAGGCGAGTGGCTAACCATGGCCCCGTGAAGAAATATATCACCCCTTTATTAGCAAATCAGCTGCCGGTTTTGGAGGAACATCAGGTCCCGCTCCATGAACGGATGGAGGAAGAAATGTTTTTGGGCCTCCGGAAAACAGAAGGAGTTTCAATCGAGAACTTCATGAATAAATTTTCTGTTGAAATGACCGAGATTTTCCGGAAACCGCTTCAGGAAGAAGTGGCAAAGGGCCTTCTAATGGTTGAGGACGGCTTCGTCCGCTTGACTGAACAGGGGAAACTACTCGGAAATGAAGTGTTCCAATCATTTTTAGGTGTTGCCGATTCCGAGTAA
- the lepA gene encoding translation elongation factor 4: MNREEKLKRQSKIRNFSIIAHIDHGKSTLADRIIEKTNAMTQREMKSQLLDSMDLERERGITIKLNAIQLKYNAKDGEEYIFHLIDTPGHVDFTYEVSRSLAACEGAVLVVDAAQGIEAQTLANVYLALDNNLEIIPVINKIDLPSADPERVRGEIEEVIGLDASDAVLASAKAGIGIEEILEQVVELVPPPQGDPDAPFKALIFDSLFDAYRGVVAYIRVVEGSIKVGDKIKMMSTGKEFDVTELGVFNPKPQLLGELNVGDVGFLTAAIKNVSDTTVGDTITSAVNSATEPLPGYRKMNPMVYCGLYPIDASKFNDLRDALEKLELNDSALQFEAESSQALGFGFRCGFLGLLHMEIIQERIEREFKIDLITTAPSVIYDVVQTDGTVLKVDNPSNMPDAQKIERVEEPYVKATMMAPTEFVGTIMEICQNKRGNFIDMEYIDETRVSIHYEIPLSEIVYDFFDQLKSNTRGYASFDYELIGYKPSKLVKMDILLNGETVDALSFIVHKDFAYERGKVIVEKLKKLIPRQQFEVPIQAAIGQKIVARSSISAMRKNVLAKCYGGDISRKRKLLEKQKEGKKRMKQVGSVEVPQEAFMAVLKMDDTTPKK, translated from the coding sequence ATGAATAGAGAAGAAAAATTAAAAAGACAATCAAAGATTCGTAACTTTTCCATCATCGCTCATATTGATCATGGTAAATCTACATTGGCGGATCGCATCATTGAAAAAACGAACGCCATGACTCAACGTGAAATGAAGAGTCAACTGCTGGATTCCATGGATCTGGAACGAGAGCGTGGAATTACGATTAAATTGAATGCAATCCAATTGAAATATAATGCGAAAGATGGCGAAGAGTATATTTTCCATCTGATTGACACACCGGGACATGTCGATTTCACGTACGAGGTTTCAAGAAGCCTGGCTGCGTGTGAAGGCGCTGTCCTTGTTGTCGATGCAGCTCAGGGCATTGAAGCCCAAACGCTGGCAAATGTGTATTTGGCTTTGGATAACAACCTGGAAATCATTCCGGTCATCAACAAAATCGACTTGCCAAGTGCTGACCCGGAAAGGGTGCGTGGTGAAATCGAGGAAGTGATCGGCTTGGATGCTTCCGATGCAGTCCTTGCTTCGGCTAAAGCCGGAATCGGAATCGAGGAGATTCTCGAGCAGGTGGTTGAATTGGTGCCGCCGCCACAGGGAGATCCGGATGCCCCTTTCAAGGCCCTCATTTTCGATTCACTGTTTGATGCCTATCGCGGTGTCGTTGCCTATATCCGTGTTGTCGAAGGTTCCATAAAAGTGGGCGACAAAATCAAAATGATGTCCACTGGCAAGGAATTCGATGTAACGGAATTGGGTGTCTTCAACCCAAAACCGCAGCTGCTGGGTGAGCTGAATGTCGGCGATGTAGGGTTCCTTACGGCTGCCATTAAAAATGTCAGCGATACGACGGTGGGTGATACGATCACAAGTGCCGTCAATAGTGCGACAGAGCCGCTTCCGGGTTACCGGAAGATGAATCCGATGGTGTATTGCGGGTTATACCCAATCGATGCATCGAAGTTCAATGACCTAAGGGATGCTTTGGAAAAATTGGAATTGAACGATTCTGCGCTTCAGTTCGAGGCGGAATCATCGCAAGCGTTAGGCTTCGGCTTCCGTTGCGGATTCCTTGGACTTCTTCATATGGAAATCATCCAGGAACGGATTGAACGTGAATTCAAAATTGATTTAATCACTACTGCACCAAGTGTTATTTACGATGTTGTCCAAACGGACGGAACGGTTCTGAAGGTTGATAACCCATCCAACATGCCTGATGCCCAAAAGATTGAACGCGTCGAGGAGCCATACGTAAAAGCGACGATGATGGCACCGACGGAATTCGTCGGGACGATCATGGAAATCTGTCAAAACAAACGCGGTAACTTCATTGACATGGAATATATCGATGAGACACGTGTGAGCATTCATTATGAGATACCGTTATCGGAAATCGTGTATGATTTCTTCGATCAATTGAAATCGAATACGAGAGGCTATGCTTCATTCGATTATGAGTTGATCGGTTACAAACCGTCCAAGCTTGTGAAGATGGATATCCTGCTCAATGGCGAAACCGTCGATGCGTTGAGCTTCATCGTTCATAAGGATTTTGCCTATGAACGCGGTAAAGTCATCGTTGAAAAGTTGAAGAAATTGATTCCGAGACAACAATTCGAAGTGCCGATCCAAGCAGCTATCGGACAGAAAATCGTGGCCCGTTCCTCAATTAGTGCCATGCGCAAAAACGTATTGGCTAAATGTTACGGCGGCGATATATCTCGTAAACGTAAGTTGCTCGAAAAACAGAAAGAAGGTAAAAAGCGGATGAAACAGGTAGGATCCGTTGAAGTGCCGCAAGAAGCTTTCATGGCTGTTTTGAAAATGGATGATACGACACCGAAGAAATAA
- a CDS encoding IS1182 family transposase, whose amino-acid sequence MLSKHDSIQRDQLEMITLDQLVPPNHLVRKMEAAIDFTFIYDLVKDMYSEVGRPSIDPVILVKLTFIQYTFGIRSMRKTIEEVETNMAYRWFLGYGFHDKVPHFSTFGKNYERRFKDTDLFEQIFCRILMTAANKKVISVEHVFVDSTHVKASANKRKFEKKIVRKETRAYQGRLQEEINQDRENHGKKPFPPDKFDKEETKAIKESTTDPESGYYVKDERTKQFAYSFHAAADGNGFVLGTIVTPGNTHDSHILEPLVEQVIEKVGKPEAVAADAAYKTPAITSYLFNKEITPALPYTRPRTKEGFFRKHDYVYDEHFDCYLCPSGETLKYSTTNKEGYREYKSPKQICATCSFLSRCTESKDHQKVVTRHIWQAYVEEADHLRHHQEVKPIYAKRKETIERVFADAKEKHGMRWTTLRGLKKLSMQAMLTFAAMNVKKMATWTWQGPKTA is encoded by the coding sequence ATGCTTTCTAAACATGATTCTATTCAGCGAGATCAACTTGAAATGATTACTTTAGATCAACTGGTGCCACCGAACCATTTGGTTCGTAAAATGGAGGCTGCCATTGACTTCACTTTCATTTATGACTTGGTGAAAGATATGTACTCAGAGGTAGGACGCCCAAGTATTGATCCAGTTATTTTAGTTAAACTGACTTTCATTCAATATACCTTCGGTATTCGTTCCATGCGTAAAACGATTGAAGAAGTTGAAACCAATATGGCTTACCGTTGGTTCTTAGGCTATGGTTTCCATGATAAAGTACCTCATTTCTCTACGTTCGGAAAAAATTATGAGCGACGCTTTAAAGATACAGACCTGTTTGAACAGATTTTCTGTCGCATTTTAATGACAGCTGCTAATAAAAAGGTAATAAGTGTAGAACACGTTTTCGTGGATTCCACCCATGTGAAAGCCAGTGCGAATAAACGGAAATTTGAAAAGAAAATCGTTCGTAAAGAAACACGAGCGTATCAAGGACGTCTTCAAGAAGAAATCAATCAAGATCGTGAAAACCATGGAAAGAAGCCTTTTCCACCAGATAAATTTGATAAGGAAGAAACCAAAGCAATTAAAGAAAGTACTACGGATCCTGAGAGTGGCTACTATGTGAAAGATGAACGAACAAAACAGTTTGCCTATTCATTCCATGCGGCCGCAGACGGCAACGGTTTTGTATTGGGAACGATTGTAACACCTGGTAATACACATGACAGTCATATTTTGGAGCCACTTGTTGAGCAAGTGATTGAGAAAGTTGGAAAACCAGAAGCAGTTGCCGCAGATGCAGCTTATAAAACACCAGCGATTACAAGCTACCTATTTAACAAAGAAATCACACCTGCTTTACCCTATACACGTCCTCGTACAAAAGAAGGATTCTTTCGCAAACATGACTATGTTTACGATGAACACTTTGATTGTTACCTTTGCCCTTCGGGAGAAACTTTAAAGTACTCAACAACAAATAAAGAGGGCTATCGCGAGTACAAATCGCCCAAACAAATTTGTGCAACATGCTCATTTTTATCACGGTGTACGGAAAGCAAAGACCATCAAAAAGTAGTGACACGGCATATCTGGCAAGCATATGTGGAAGAAGCAGATCATCTGCGGCATCATCAAGAGGTAAAACCTATATATGCGAAACGCAAAGAAACGATTGAGCGTGTATTCGCAGATGCAAAAGAAAAGCATGGTATGCGTTGGACTACTTTAAGGGGACTTAAAAAATTGTCGATGCAGGCGATGCTTACTTTCGCTGCCATGAATGTAAAGAAGATGGCCACTTGGACATGGCAAGGTCCTAAAACGGCTTAA
- a CDS encoding YqxA family protein, which translates to MVRFWLKCTGIVLVLFLGVLIGMQQANDGMKKMKGYEDPSLNSAFMINQSGQGEMEADILGQKVTSHDLETKKEKLEEMKAFNFFSSIGRTLGDTISGAFQALIDMI; encoded by the coding sequence ATGGTTAGATTTTGGTTGAAATGTACAGGGATTGTACTCGTATTATTTTTAGGCGTTCTGATTGGGATGCAGCAGGCGAACGATGGAATGAAGAAAATGAAGGGGTATGAAGATCCTTCTTTAAATAGTGCATTCATGATCAACCAATCAGGCCAAGGGGAGATGGAGGCTGATATCCTTGGACAAAAGGTGACAAGCCATGACTTGGAGACAAAAAAAGAAAAGCTGGAAGAAATGAAGGCCTTCAATTTTTTCTCCTCAATCGGCAGAACGCTAGGGGACACGATTTCAGGGGCATTTCAAGCGCTTATCGATATGATTTAG
- a CDS encoding stage II sporulation protein P, whose product MKRRNSPGIITAVHGSTIIKTFLGILALLLFVFSISGVMTSLRPEYRISSDSVHTVANQFSGKMLFSMMANENQYFFNALPEGKQESVITDQLIKVSTNISLEDPRSLLGRELPGFSIFDNEILVAGEGTNYTNMPYESSPPVDVLNEERDASLQNLDEIEEPEKGDTNQPHQTTNGRKVVEIYHSHNRESYLPYLKGVTNPDLAYHSKINITKLGERMVEDLADKGIGSSLDKTDIMGNLNNKGLNYNKSYQESRRSVQTAMATNQDLEYLIDIHRDSKRKKHTTITINGKQYAKIAFVIGGNNPNFEKNAALANKLHKSLEKKYPGISRGVMKQGGSAHNGIYNQDLSGNAMLIEVGGVDNTFEEMFLTVDAFSDVFSEFYWDAKAVDKTAGESEAK is encoded by the coding sequence ATGAAAAGAAGAAATTCCCCAGGGATCATAACAGCTGTTCACGGATCTACGATCATAAAAACTTTTCTAGGTATTCTCGCCTTGCTTCTTTTTGTTTTTTCAATCAGTGGGGTCATGACTTCCTTGAGACCGGAGTATCGGATATCTTCGGATTCGGTGCATACTGTAGCCAACCAATTTTCAGGGAAAATGCTGTTCTCGATGATGGCCAATGAAAACCAATATTTTTTTAACGCACTGCCGGAGGGGAAACAAGAATCAGTGATCACGGATCAATTGATAAAAGTCTCAACCAACATATCATTGGAGGACCCGCGGAGTTTACTTGGCAGGGAACTTCCTGGATTCTCGATTTTCGATAATGAGATTCTCGTGGCAGGTGAAGGGACGAATTATACGAATATGCCGTATGAATCCTCGCCGCCAGTAGATGTCCTGAATGAAGAGCGGGATGCATCCCTGCAAAACCTGGATGAGATTGAAGAACCGGAAAAAGGGGATACGAACCAGCCTCATCAAACGACGAATGGGCGGAAAGTGGTCGAGATTTACCATAGTCACAACCGGGAATCTTATCTTCCCTATTTAAAAGGGGTGACCAATCCGGATCTAGCCTACCATTCTAAAATCAATATTACGAAACTCGGGGAACGAATGGTTGAGGACCTAGCTGATAAAGGTATTGGTTCCTCGCTCGATAAAACGGATATCATGGGCAATTTGAACAATAAAGGGTTGAATTACAACAAATCCTATCAAGAATCTCGAAGGTCTGTTCAGACGGCGATGGCCACTAACCAGGATCTCGAATATCTCATTGATATCCATCGGGATTCAAAACGAAAAAAACATACGACCATTACGATCAATGGTAAACAATATGCCAAAATCGCCTTCGTGATTGGCGGTAATAATCCCAACTTTGAAAAAAATGCCGCGCTTGCCAATAAACTTCATAAATCGTTGGAGAAAAAATACCCGGGCATTTCCCGCGGGGTTATGAAACAGGGCGGATCTGCCCATAATGGTATATATAATCAAGATTTATCAGGCAACGCCATGCTCATCGAGGTTGGCGGCGTCGACAATACTTTCGAAGAAATGTTTTTAACCGTGGATGCCTTTTCCGACGTTTTCAGCGAATTTTATTGGGATGCGAAAGCGGTGGACAAGACGGCCGGGGAATCGGAAGCGAAGTAA
- the gpr gene encoding GPR endopeptidase encodes MENHLDLREFGIRTDLAIEAKEIALEHKGVVEEVDVSHIEGVIIKEKEVDDLKVSLVEVTAAGEKEIGKKEGSYLTIEVQGIRQQDTDTQHRVEKVFANELAYFLQRNKITRESSCLVVGLGNWNVTPDALGPAVIENLVVTRHLFELQPGSVKEGYRPVSAISPGVMGITGIETSDIIKGVIEKSKPDFLIVVDALAARSIDRVNSTIQITDTGIHPGSGVGNKRKELSQDTLGVPVIAIGIPTVVDAVSIASDTIDYILKHFGKELNEGDRPSRSLAPAGFSFGKRTKLTDEDMPGEKERQTFMGMIGVLPDEEKRKLIYEVLSPLGQNLMVTPKEVDVFIEDMANLIANGLNAALHKSINQDNAGYYTR; translated from the coding sequence ATGGAAAATCATTTGGATCTTAGGGAATTTGGAATTCGGACAGATTTGGCAATTGAAGCGAAGGAAATTGCCCTTGAACATAAAGGTGTCGTTGAGGAAGTGGATGTCTCCCATATCGAAGGGGTCATCATTAAGGAAAAAGAAGTCGATGACCTCAAGGTATCCTTGGTAGAGGTCACGGCTGCGGGAGAAAAGGAGATTGGCAAAAAAGAGGGCAGCTATTTGACCATCGAGGTCCAGGGGATCAGACAACAGGATACCGATACGCAGCATCGGGTGGAAAAGGTGTTTGCCAATGAGCTGGCTTACTTCCTGCAACGGAATAAAATCACCAGGGAAAGCAGCTGCTTGGTCGTTGGGCTTGGCAATTGGAATGTTACACCCGATGCTTTGGGGCCTGCAGTCATTGAGAATCTTGTCGTCACGAGACATTTGTTCGAGTTGCAGCCAGGGTCAGTGAAGGAAGGATATCGGCCGGTCAGTGCGATTTCCCCAGGGGTCATGGGAATTACGGGAATCGAGACGAGTGACATCATAAAAGGGGTCATCGAGAAAAGTAAACCGGATTTCCTCATTGTGGTGGATGCCTTGGCTGCCCGTTCGATCGACCGCGTGAATTCAACGATACAAATCACCGATACCGGCATTCATCCGGGTTCTGGTGTCGGGAATAAACGAAAAGAACTGAGCCAGGATACATTGGGAGTACCTGTCATAGCGATAGGGATTCCGACGGTCGTCGATGCCGTATCCATTGCCAGCGATACGATCGATTATATCTTGAAGCATTTTGGCAAGGAATTGAATGAAGGTGACAGACCTTCACGTTCATTGGCACCTGCGGGATTCAGCTTTGGCAAGCGGACGAAGCTGACTGATGAGGATATGCCCGGGGAGAAGGAACGCCAAACCTTCATGGGGATGATAGGGGTCCTTCCTGATGAAGAGAAACGGAAATTGATCTATGAAGTGCTGTCACCACTCGGTCAAAATTTAATGGTTACACCGAAGGAAGTCGATGTTTTCATTGAAGATATGGCGAATTTGATCGCGAATGGGCTGAATGCTGCTTTGCATAAATCAATCAACCAAGATAATGCGGGATACTACACTCGCTAA
- the rpsT gene encoding 30S ribosomal protein S20, producing the protein MPNIKSAIKRVKINDKKRVQNITVRSTMRTTVKNAEAALAGENVEAAKEALLTAAVKLDKAASKGLIHKNAAARKKSRLAKRLNALNA; encoded by the coding sequence ATGCCAAACATTAAATCTGCTATTAAACGTGTGAAAATCAACGACAAAAAACGCGTACAAAACATTACAGTTCGATCTACTATGCGTACTACAGTGAAAAACGCTGAAGCTGCATTAGCTGGTGAAAACGTTGAAGCTGCTAAAGAAGCTCTTTTAACAGCTGCTGTGAAATTAGACAAAGCTGCATCTAAAGGATTAATCCATAAAAATGCGGCAGCCCGTAAAAAATCTCGTTTAGCGAAAAGACTTAACGCTCTTAACGCATAA
- the holA gene encoding DNA polymerase III subunit delta, with translation MVLDVWKSIKKGQFAPVYLLYGTEAYLINETKQLLIENVLHEDEMDFNFSQFDLEETPVETALEDVETLPFIGERRLVFMQNPFFLTAEKTKSRVEHNVKRLEAYLADPVPYSIVVLTAPYEKLDERKKITKELKRKAVLVEAKKLGDHELKGWVRERVGSGRIDDQATELLLELAGTNLMMLTNELDKLALYVEEDQPITAEIVEKLVAKSLEQNIFTLVDHVLQRKMESAMTILHDLLRQNEEPIKILSVMAGQVRLMYQVKELSRQGYSQQKIAGQLKVHPFRVKLALEKTGKFQERELLGIMNDLAEADYKMKTGQADKAITLELLLLKIR, from the coding sequence TTGGTATTAGACGTTTGGAAGAGCATAAAAAAAGGGCAATTCGCGCCGGTGTACTTGTTGTATGGAACGGAAGCCTATCTTATTAATGAAACGAAGCAGCTGCTGATCGAGAATGTCCTTCATGAAGATGAGATGGATTTCAACTTTTCTCAATTTGACTTGGAAGAGACACCTGTTGAGACGGCACTTGAAGATGTTGAAACTCTGCCCTTTATCGGGGAACGGCGTCTAGTTTTCATGCAAAACCCCTTTTTTCTGACTGCTGAAAAAACGAAGTCGAGAGTTGAACACAATGTGAAGAGACTTGAAGCGTATTTAGCAGATCCCGTCCCTTATTCGATCGTCGTTCTGACTGCTCCCTATGAGAAGTTAGATGAACGAAAAAAAATCACCAAGGAACTGAAGCGAAAAGCGGTCCTCGTTGAAGCGAAGAAGCTTGGTGACCATGAGTTGAAGGGATGGGTGAGGGAACGGGTAGGTTCTGGCCGCATAGATGATCAGGCGACAGAACTATTACTTGAACTTGCAGGAACGAATTTGATGATGCTGACGAATGAATTGGATAAATTGGCACTTTATGTGGAGGAAGATCAGCCTATCACCGCCGAGATTGTCGAAAAGCTGGTCGCTAAATCACTTGAACAAAATATCTTCACGCTTGTAGATCATGTGTTACAGCGGAAGATGGAGAGTGCCATGACGATTCTGCACGACCTCCTCCGTCAGAATGAGGAGCCGATCAAGATATTGAGTGTGATGGCAGGACAAGTCAGGCTCATGTACCAAGTGAAGGAGCTATCCCGTCAAGGATACAGCCAGCAAAAAATTGCGGGGCAATTAAAGGTGCATCCTTTCAGGGTAAAGCTGGCACTTGAGAAGACGGGGAAGTTCCAGGAACGCGAATTGCTGGGCATCATGAACGACTTGGCAGAGGCGGATTATAAAATGAAAACGGGCCAAGCGGACAAGGCGATAACGCTTGAATTGCTGCTCTTGAAAATTAGGTGA